The Ovis canadensis isolate MfBH-ARS-UI-01 breed Bighorn chromosome 13, ARS-UI_OviCan_v2, whole genome shotgun sequence genome includes a region encoding these proteins:
- the ASXL1 gene encoding polycomb group protein ASXL1 isoform X2, with translation MKDKQKRKKERTWAEAARLVLENYSDAPMTPKQILQVIEAEGLKEMSGTSPLACLNAMLHSNSRGGEGLFYKLPGRISLFTLKKDALQWSRSPAVVEGEEPEDTADVESCGSNEASTVSGENDVSLDETSSNASCSTESQSRPLSNPRDSYRASSQANKQKKKTGVMLPRVVLTPLKVNGAHVESASGFSGRHADGESGSPSSSSGGSPALGSAAIRGQAELARDPAPLLRGFRKPATGQMKRNRGEEIDFETPGSILVNTNLRALINSRTFHALPSHFQQQLLFLLPEVDRQVGTDGLLRLSSSALNNEFFTHAAQSWRERLADGEFTHEMQVRIRQEMEKEKKVEQWKEKFFEDYYGQKLGLTKEESLQQNVGQEEAEIKSDLRVSESTRPQRGPATRQRDGHFKKRSRPDLRTRARRNLYKRQEPEQAEIAKDTQSVALDIPLHKDGEAKTDATGVGSPHPPGTSSAASNLESPEFPAETVSSRLQPSPNDPARVSASPDRIPSLLQETVDQEPKDQKRKSFEQATSASFPEKKPRLEDRQSFRNTIESVHPEKPQPTKEEPKVPPIRIQLSRIKPPWVVKGQPTYQICPRIVPITESSCRGWAGARTLADIKARALQVRGARGHHCHREAATTAIGGGGGPGGGGGGATDEGGGRGGGSGDGGEACGHPEPRGAPSAPGERASDLQRTQLLPPCPLSGDHAQAETAVSRARREDLASLGKGKSCPLQKVLDGPNSGLEDAFQLPVAPTRDPPCQALPPLPSRIPEPERLVEQLVLHPEGRTECGSGTTAWERGDEEPAPTIPSENSPVRALERPIGLEEGTGQAPDSSSNPTMKDLVNVTPSSIPESSLASCLQDRLFDDESELDDSGPPTRESASRQENLKTEAPVSPGAAPWRPGLSNDEAAGQPEPDSKEEVPSAKSQVREKWEKVAPLIPASPVGLTAEEGLDPPVCLASLWTVPSGCVDSGGSDCKQLDGDKPRVNGDLEALSPHSESTDTASDCEGHLSEDSSEAEPSAALGLKRSLVAEQGEKHNRNRCASLSKVNGNLSLVPRTDGMVAPQSWVSRVCAVPPKIPDSLLLASPEYQPRPVSLGRPTSSVEAANPLVMQLLQGHLPLKKVLPPAHGGSKPEPPRLPLTAEQSPGGSLGVGSLQDPGENRCGVGKSSPESLLPESCEASTGFARLEARPGPGAPLKMSKNAPSLDSLYPVTNPVAASGKAEVDFKEQLPPFSFEDQKEARDLSQCSISTAAPGVSLGNLTTSRAPLFSSPNAVSSGPDQAGRALGDQNSAGGQGKKLFGSKNTAAALQCPRLVEPTPLPADAPHAFPNRKSGPGKTSLSGGVQTAREDWVPKPPPASVGSIKSEKTLGGGPLKADAENRKAVGPGPRDLVDHLQGMPFVLDLPFWKLPREPGKGLSQPLEPSSIPSQLNIKQAFYGKLSKLQLSSTSFNYSSGSPPFPKGLAGSVVQLSHKANFGASHSASLSLQMFTDSSTVESISLQCACSLKAMIMCQGCGAFCHDDCIGPSKLCVLCLVVR, from the exons AAGGATGCCCTGCAGTGGTCTCGCAGTCCAGCTGTGGTGGAGGGAGAGGAGCCAGAGGACACAGCTGATGTGGAGAGCTGTGGGTCTAATGAAGCCAGCACTGTGAGTGGTGAAAACGATG TTTCTCTCGATGAAACATCTTCGAATGCTTCCTGTTCTACGGAATCTCAGAGTCGGCctctttccaaccccagggaCAGCTACAGAGCTTCCTCACAG GCAaacaagcagaagaaaaagacagGGGTGATGCTGCCTCGAGTTGTCCTGACTCCTCTGAAGGTAAACGGGGCCCACGTGGAATCAGCATCAG GGTTCTCGGGCCGCCACGCCGATGGCGAGAGCGGCAGCCCGTCCAGCAGCAGCGGCGGCTCTCCGGCCCTGGGCAGCGCTGCTATCCGTGGCCAGGCCGAGCTCGCCCGGGACCCTGCCCCGCTCCTAAGAGGCTTCCGGAAGCCGGCCACAG GTCAAATGAAGCGCAACAGAGGGGAAGAGATAGATTTTGAGACGCCTGGGTCCATTCTTGTCAACACCAACCTCCGGGCCCTGATCAACTCGCGGACCTTCCATGCCCTGCCGTCCCACTTCCAGCAGCAGCTCCTGTTCCTCTTGCCCGAAGTAGACAGACAG GTGGGGACTGATGGCCTGTTACGTCTCAGCAGTAGTGCGCTGAACAATGAGTTTTTCACCCACGCAGCTCAGAGCTGGCGGGAACGCCTGGCTGATG GTGAATTCACTCATGAGATGCAGGTCAGGATACgacaagaaatggagaaggaaaagaaagtggaacaatggaaagaaaagtTTTTCGAAGACTACTATGGACAGAA GTTGGGTTTAACCAAAGAAGAGTCATTGCAGCAGAATGTGGGCCAGGAGGAGGCTGAAATCAAGAGTGACCTGCGTGTCTCAGAATCAACACGACCACAGCGTGGCCCAGCCACCCGGCAGCGAGATGGGCATTTCAAGAAACGCTCTCGGCCAGATCTTCGAACCAGAGCCCGAAGGAATCTGTACAAAAGACAGGAGCCAGAACAAGCAGAGATCGCTAAAGACACACAGTCCGTGGCACTAGACATCCCCCTCCACAAGGACGGGGAGGCTAAGACCGACGCAACAGGGGTGGGCAGCCCCCACCCACCTGGCACGTCCTCCGCAGCATCCAACCTAGAGAGTCCCGAATTCCCAGCGGAAACTGTGTCCTCCCGGCTCCAGCCCAGTCCCAATGACCCAGCACGTGTCTCTGCGTCTCCAGACAGAATTCCCAGCTTGCTGCAGGAGACCGTGGATCAGGAACCCAAGGATCAGAAGAGGAAATCCTTTGAGCAGGCTACCTCTGCCTCCTTTCCCGAAAAGAAGCCCCGGCTTGAAGATCGTCAGTCCTTTCGTAACACAATTGAAAGTGTTCACCCCGAAAAGCCACAGCCCACCAAAGAGGAGCCCAAAGTCCCGCCCATCCGG ATTCAACTTTCACGTATCAAACCACCCTGGGTGGTTAAAGGTCAGCCCACTTACCAGATATGTCCCCGCATCGTCCCCATCACGGAGTCCTCCTGCCGGGGCTGGGCTGGTGCCAGGACCCTTGCAGACATtaaagcccgtgctctgcaggtCCGAGGGGCGAGAGGCCACCACTGCCATCGAGAGGCGGCCACCACTGCCATCGGAGGTGGGGGTGGCCCGGGTGGAGGTGGCGGCGGGGCCACCGATGAGGGAGGTGGCAGAGGCGGCggcagtggtgatggtggtgaggcCTGTGGCCACCCTGAGCCCCGGGGAGCCCCGAGTGCCCCTGGAGAGCGTGCGTCAGATCTACAGCGAACACAACTACTGCCGCCTTGTCCTCTAAGTGGGGATCATGCCCAGGCCGAAACTGCCGTGTCCAGAGCCAGGAGAGAGGACCTGGCTTCTCTCGGAAAGGGGAAGAGCTGCCCACTGCAGAAGGTCCTAGATGGCCCCAACAGCGGGCTGGAAGATGCCTTCCAACTCCCCGTTGCACCCACTCGGGACCCGCCATGCCAGGCTTTGCCCCCACTGCCCTCTAGAATCCCAGAACCTGAGAGGTTAGTTGAGCAGCTTGTGTTGCATCCAGAAGGTAGAACTGAATGCGGGTCTGGTACCACTGCCTGGGAAAGGGGTGATGAGGAGCCAGCACCTACGATCCCCTCAGAGAACAGTCCTGTTCGGGCTCTGGAGAGGCCTATTGGATTAGAAGAAGGAACTGGCCAGGCTCCAGACAGCAGCAGTAATCCCACCATGAAGGATCTTGTGAACGTGACCCCCAGTTCCATCCCCGAATCATCCTTGGCCAGTTGCCTGCAAGACAGACTATTTGATGATGAATCAGAACTTGATGACTCTGGCCCACCCACAAGAGAAAGTGCTTCTAGACAGGAAAACTTGAAAACTGAGGCTCCTGTCTCCCCTGGTGCTGCTCCTTGGAGGCCTGGCCTGTCAAATGACGAGGCAGCAGGACAACCTGAGCCCGACTCCAAAGAAGAGGTCCCATCCGCTAAGTCCCAGGTCAGAGAGAAGTGGGAGAAAGTGGCCCCCCTCATCCCGGCATCGCCTGTGGGCTTGACAGCGGAGGAGGGTCTGGATCCGCCCGTCTGCTTGGCTTCACTCTGGACAGTGCCCTCTGGCTGTGTTGACAGTGGCGGCAGCGACTGCAAACAGCTGGACGGTGACAAGCCCAGAGTCAATGGAGACTTGGAAGCCCTGAGTCCTCACAGCGAGTCCACAGACACCGCCTCTGACTGTGAGGGCCACCTCTCCGAGGACAGCAGTGAGGCCGAGcctagtgcagccttggggctgAAGAGGTCCTTGGTGGCAGAGCAGGGTGAGAAACACAACCGGAACCGCTGTGCCTCGCTCTCCAAGGTGAATGGCAACCTGAGTCTGGTCCCCAGGACAGATGGGATGGTTGCTCCTCAGAGCTGGGTGTCTCGAGTATGTGCAGTTCCCCCAAAGATCCCGGACTCCCTGCTGCTGGCCAGTCCCGAGTACCAGCCGAGACCCGTGTCCCTGGGCAGGCCCACGTCCTCTGTGGAGGCTGCTAACCCCCTTGTGATGCAGTTGCTGCAGGGCCACTTGCCCCTCAAGAAGGTTCTCCCTCCAGCCCACGGCGGCAGCAAACCCGAGCCCCCACGACTCCCACTTACAGCAGAGCAGAGCCCTGGTGGCTCCCTGGGGGTGGGATCATTGCAGGATCCTGGGGAGAACAGGTGCGGAGTTGGCAAGAGCAGTCCAGAGTCTCTGCTACCTGAGAGCTGTGAAGCAAGTACCGGCTTTGCCCGGCTGGAGGCCAGGCCAGGTCCTGGGGCACCTCTAAAGATGTCCAAGAACGCCCCAAGTTTAGACTCTCTATATCCAGTGACCAATCCAGTGGCTGCCTCTGGAAAAGCAGAAGTGGATTTCAAAGAGCAGTTACCTCCCTTCAGCTTTGAAGATCAGAAGGAAGCCCGTGACCTGTCCCAGTGCAGTATTTCAACTGCTGCCCCAGGTGTGAGTCTGGGAAATCTCACTACCTCGAGAGCCCCTCTTTTCTCATCTCCAAATGCGGTCTCCTCGGGTCCTGATCAGGCAGGTCGGGCCCTGGGGGATCAGAACAGTGCAGGAGGCCAAGGGAAGAAGCTCTTTGGCTCTAAGAACACAGCTGCAGCCCTTCAGTGCCCCCGGCTGGTGGAGCCGACGCCACTGCCTGCGGATGCCCCTCACGCTTTTCCCAATAGGAAGTCAGGGCCAGGCAAAACCTCTCTGTCTGGTGGGGtacagactgccagggaagactGGGTCCCAAAGCCACCACCTGCCTCTGTTGGCAGCATCAAGAGCGAGAAGACTCTTGGTGGAGGGCCTCTCAAGGCGGATGCAGAGAACAGAAAGGCAGTGGGGCCTGGTCCCCGGGATCTGGTGGATCACTTGCAAGGGATGCCCTTTGTCCTTGATTTGCCTTTCTGGAAATTACCCCGGGAGCCCGGGAAAGGGCTCAGTCAGCCTCTGGAGCCTTCTTCCATCCCCTCCCAACTCAACATCAAGCAGGCATTTTATGGGAAGCTTTCCAAACTCCAGCTGAGTTCCACCAGCTTTAATTATTCCTCCGGCTCCCCCCCCTTTCCCAAAGGCCTGGCCGGAAGTGTGgtgcagctgagccacaaagcaaACTTTGGTGCAAGCCACAGTGCGTCCCTCTCCTTGCAAATGTTCACCGACAGCAGCACAGTGGAAAGCATCTCGCTCCAGTGTGCGTGCAGCCTGAAAGCCATGATCATGTGCCAGGGCTGCGGCGCGTTCTGTCACGATGACTGTATTGGACCCTCAAAGCTCTGTGTATTGTGCCTTGTGGTGAGATAA
- the ASXL1 gene encoding polycomb group protein ASXL1 isoform X4, with protein MTPKQILQVIEAEGLKEMSGTSPLACLNAMLHSNSRGGEGLFYKLPGRISLFTLKKDALQWSRSPAVVEGEEPEDTADVESCGSNEASTVSGENDVSLDETSSNASCSTESQSRPLSNPRDSYRASSQQANKQKKKTGVMLPRVVLTPLKVNGAHVESASGFSGRHADGESGSPSSSSGGSPALGSAAIRGQAELARDPAPLLRGFRKPATGQMKRNRGEEIDFETPGSILVNTNLRALINSRTFHALPSHFQQQLLFLLPEVDRQVGTDGLLRLSSSALNNEFFTHAAQSWRERLADGEFTHEMQVRIRQEMEKEKKVEQWKEKFFEDYYGQKLGLTKEESLQQNVGQEEAEIKSDLRVSESTRPQRGPATRQRDGHFKKRSRPDLRTRARRNLYKRQEPEQAEIAKDTQSVALDIPLHKDGEAKTDATGVGSPHPPGTSSAASNLESPEFPAETVSSRLQPSPNDPARVSASPDRIPSLLQETVDQEPKDQKRKSFEQATSASFPEKKPRLEDRQSFRNTIESVHPEKPQPTKEEPKVPPIRIQLSRIKPPWVVKGQPTYQICPRIVPITESSCRGWAGARTLADIKARALQVRGARGHHCHREAATTAIGGGGGPGGGGGGATDEGGGRGGGSGDGGEACGHPEPRGAPSAPGERASDLQRTQLLPPCPLSGDHAQAETAVSRARREDLASLGKGKSCPLQKVLDGPNSGLEDAFQLPVAPTRDPPCQALPPLPSRIPEPERLVEQLVLHPEGRTECGSGTTAWERGDEEPAPTIPSENSPVRALERPIGLEEGTGQAPDSSSNPTMKDLVNVTPSSIPESSLASCLQDRLFDDESELDDSGPPTRESASRQENLKTEAPVSPGAAPWRPGLSNDEAAGQPEPDSKEEVPSAKSQVREKWEKVAPLIPASPVGLTAEEGLDPPVCLASLWTVPSGCVDSGGSDCKQLDGDKPRVNGDLEALSPHSESTDTASDCEGHLSEDSSEAEPSAALGLKRSLVAEQGEKHNRNRCASLSKVNGNLSLVPRTDGMVAPQSWVSRVCAVPPKIPDSLLLASPEYQPRPVSLGRPTSSVEAANPLVMQLLQGHLPLKKVLPPAHGGSKPEPPRLPLTAEQSPGGSLGVGSLQDPGENRCGVGKSSPESLLPESCEASTGFARLEARPGPGAPLKMSKNAPSLDSLYPVTNPVAASGKAEVDFKEQLPPFSFEDQKEARDLSQCSISTAAPGVSLGNLTTSRAPLFSSPNAVSSGPDQAGRALGDQNSAGGQGKKLFGSKNTAAALQCPRLVEPTPLPADAPHAFPNRKSGPGKTSLSGGVQTAREDWVPKPPPASVGSIKSEKTLGGGPLKADAENRKAVGPGPRDLVDHLQGMPFVLDLPFWKLPREPGKGLSQPLEPSSIPSQLNIKQAFYGKLSKLQLSSTSFNYSSGSPPFPKGLAGSVVQLSHKANFGASHSASLSLQMFTDSSTVESISLQCACSLKAMIMCQGCGAFCHDDCIGPSKLCVLCLVVR; from the exons AAGGATGCCCTGCAGTGGTCTCGCAGTCCAGCTGTGGTGGAGGGAGAGGAGCCAGAGGACACAGCTGATGTGGAGAGCTGTGGGTCTAATGAAGCCAGCACTGTGAGTGGTGAAAACGATG TTTCTCTCGATGAAACATCTTCGAATGCTTCCTGTTCTACGGAATCTCAGAGTCGGCctctttccaaccccagggaCAGCTACAGAGCTTCCTCACAG CAGGCAaacaagcagaagaaaaagacagGGGTGATGCTGCCTCGAGTTGTCCTGACTCCTCTGAAGGTAAACGGGGCCCACGTGGAATCAGCATCAG GGTTCTCGGGCCGCCACGCCGATGGCGAGAGCGGCAGCCCGTCCAGCAGCAGCGGCGGCTCTCCGGCCCTGGGCAGCGCTGCTATCCGTGGCCAGGCCGAGCTCGCCCGGGACCCTGCCCCGCTCCTAAGAGGCTTCCGGAAGCCGGCCACAG GTCAAATGAAGCGCAACAGAGGGGAAGAGATAGATTTTGAGACGCCTGGGTCCATTCTTGTCAACACCAACCTCCGGGCCCTGATCAACTCGCGGACCTTCCATGCCCTGCCGTCCCACTTCCAGCAGCAGCTCCTGTTCCTCTTGCCCGAAGTAGACAGACAG GTGGGGACTGATGGCCTGTTACGTCTCAGCAGTAGTGCGCTGAACAATGAGTTTTTCACCCACGCAGCTCAGAGCTGGCGGGAACGCCTGGCTGATG GTGAATTCACTCATGAGATGCAGGTCAGGATACgacaagaaatggagaaggaaaagaaagtggaacaatggaaagaaaagtTTTTCGAAGACTACTATGGACAGAA GTTGGGTTTAACCAAAGAAGAGTCATTGCAGCAGAATGTGGGCCAGGAGGAGGCTGAAATCAAGAGTGACCTGCGTGTCTCAGAATCAACACGACCACAGCGTGGCCCAGCCACCCGGCAGCGAGATGGGCATTTCAAGAAACGCTCTCGGCCAGATCTTCGAACCAGAGCCCGAAGGAATCTGTACAAAAGACAGGAGCCAGAACAAGCAGAGATCGCTAAAGACACACAGTCCGTGGCACTAGACATCCCCCTCCACAAGGACGGGGAGGCTAAGACCGACGCAACAGGGGTGGGCAGCCCCCACCCACCTGGCACGTCCTCCGCAGCATCCAACCTAGAGAGTCCCGAATTCCCAGCGGAAACTGTGTCCTCCCGGCTCCAGCCCAGTCCCAATGACCCAGCACGTGTCTCTGCGTCTCCAGACAGAATTCCCAGCTTGCTGCAGGAGACCGTGGATCAGGAACCCAAGGATCAGAAGAGGAAATCCTTTGAGCAGGCTACCTCTGCCTCCTTTCCCGAAAAGAAGCCCCGGCTTGAAGATCGTCAGTCCTTTCGTAACACAATTGAAAGTGTTCACCCCGAAAAGCCACAGCCCACCAAAGAGGAGCCCAAAGTCCCGCCCATCCGG ATTCAACTTTCACGTATCAAACCACCCTGGGTGGTTAAAGGTCAGCCCACTTACCAGATATGTCCCCGCATCGTCCCCATCACGGAGTCCTCCTGCCGGGGCTGGGCTGGTGCCAGGACCCTTGCAGACATtaaagcccgtgctctgcaggtCCGAGGGGCGAGAGGCCACCACTGCCATCGAGAGGCGGCCACCACTGCCATCGGAGGTGGGGGTGGCCCGGGTGGAGGTGGCGGCGGGGCCACCGATGAGGGAGGTGGCAGAGGCGGCggcagtggtgatggtggtgaggcCTGTGGCCACCCTGAGCCCCGGGGAGCCCCGAGTGCCCCTGGAGAGCGTGCGTCAGATCTACAGCGAACACAACTACTGCCGCCTTGTCCTCTAAGTGGGGATCATGCCCAGGCCGAAACTGCCGTGTCCAGAGCCAGGAGAGAGGACCTGGCTTCTCTCGGAAAGGGGAAGAGCTGCCCACTGCAGAAGGTCCTAGATGGCCCCAACAGCGGGCTGGAAGATGCCTTCCAACTCCCCGTTGCACCCACTCGGGACCCGCCATGCCAGGCTTTGCCCCCACTGCCCTCTAGAATCCCAGAACCTGAGAGGTTAGTTGAGCAGCTTGTGTTGCATCCAGAAGGTAGAACTGAATGCGGGTCTGGTACCACTGCCTGGGAAAGGGGTGATGAGGAGCCAGCACCTACGATCCCCTCAGAGAACAGTCCTGTTCGGGCTCTGGAGAGGCCTATTGGATTAGAAGAAGGAACTGGCCAGGCTCCAGACAGCAGCAGTAATCCCACCATGAAGGATCTTGTGAACGTGACCCCCAGTTCCATCCCCGAATCATCCTTGGCCAGTTGCCTGCAAGACAGACTATTTGATGATGAATCAGAACTTGATGACTCTGGCCCACCCACAAGAGAAAGTGCTTCTAGACAGGAAAACTTGAAAACTGAGGCTCCTGTCTCCCCTGGTGCTGCTCCTTGGAGGCCTGGCCTGTCAAATGACGAGGCAGCAGGACAACCTGAGCCCGACTCCAAAGAAGAGGTCCCATCCGCTAAGTCCCAGGTCAGAGAGAAGTGGGAGAAAGTGGCCCCCCTCATCCCGGCATCGCCTGTGGGCTTGACAGCGGAGGAGGGTCTGGATCCGCCCGTCTGCTTGGCTTCACTCTGGACAGTGCCCTCTGGCTGTGTTGACAGTGGCGGCAGCGACTGCAAACAGCTGGACGGTGACAAGCCCAGAGTCAATGGAGACTTGGAAGCCCTGAGTCCTCACAGCGAGTCCACAGACACCGCCTCTGACTGTGAGGGCCACCTCTCCGAGGACAGCAGTGAGGCCGAGcctagtgcagccttggggctgAAGAGGTCCTTGGTGGCAGAGCAGGGTGAGAAACACAACCGGAACCGCTGTGCCTCGCTCTCCAAGGTGAATGGCAACCTGAGTCTGGTCCCCAGGACAGATGGGATGGTTGCTCCTCAGAGCTGGGTGTCTCGAGTATGTGCAGTTCCCCCAAAGATCCCGGACTCCCTGCTGCTGGCCAGTCCCGAGTACCAGCCGAGACCCGTGTCCCTGGGCAGGCCCACGTCCTCTGTGGAGGCTGCTAACCCCCTTGTGATGCAGTTGCTGCAGGGCCACTTGCCCCTCAAGAAGGTTCTCCCTCCAGCCCACGGCGGCAGCAAACCCGAGCCCCCACGACTCCCACTTACAGCAGAGCAGAGCCCTGGTGGCTCCCTGGGGGTGGGATCATTGCAGGATCCTGGGGAGAACAGGTGCGGAGTTGGCAAGAGCAGTCCAGAGTCTCTGCTACCTGAGAGCTGTGAAGCAAGTACCGGCTTTGCCCGGCTGGAGGCCAGGCCAGGTCCTGGGGCACCTCTAAAGATGTCCAAGAACGCCCCAAGTTTAGACTCTCTATATCCAGTGACCAATCCAGTGGCTGCCTCTGGAAAAGCAGAAGTGGATTTCAAAGAGCAGTTACCTCCCTTCAGCTTTGAAGATCAGAAGGAAGCCCGTGACCTGTCCCAGTGCAGTATTTCAACTGCTGCCCCAGGTGTGAGTCTGGGAAATCTCACTACCTCGAGAGCCCCTCTTTTCTCATCTCCAAATGCGGTCTCCTCGGGTCCTGATCAGGCAGGTCGGGCCCTGGGGGATCAGAACAGTGCAGGAGGCCAAGGGAAGAAGCTCTTTGGCTCTAAGAACACAGCTGCAGCCCTTCAGTGCCCCCGGCTGGTGGAGCCGACGCCACTGCCTGCGGATGCCCCTCACGCTTTTCCCAATAGGAAGTCAGGGCCAGGCAAAACCTCTCTGTCTGGTGGGGtacagactgccagggaagactGGGTCCCAAAGCCACCACCTGCCTCTGTTGGCAGCATCAAGAGCGAGAAGACTCTTGGTGGAGGGCCTCTCAAGGCGGATGCAGAGAACAGAAAGGCAGTGGGGCCTGGTCCCCGGGATCTGGTGGATCACTTGCAAGGGATGCCCTTTGTCCTTGATTTGCCTTTCTGGAAATTACCCCGGGAGCCCGGGAAAGGGCTCAGTCAGCCTCTGGAGCCTTCTTCCATCCCCTCCCAACTCAACATCAAGCAGGCATTTTATGGGAAGCTTTCCAAACTCCAGCTGAGTTCCACCAGCTTTAATTATTCCTCCGGCTCCCCCCCCTTTCCCAAAGGCCTGGCCGGAAGTGTGgtgcagctgagccacaaagcaaACTTTGGTGCAAGCCACAGTGCGTCCCTCTCCTTGCAAATGTTCACCGACAGCAGCACAGTGGAAAGCATCTCGCTCCAGTGTGCGTGCAGCCTGAAAGCCATGATCATGTGCCAGGGCTGCGGCGCGTTCTGTCACGATGACTGTATTGGACCCTCAAAGCTCTGTGTATTGTGCCTTGTGGTGAGATAA